A DNA window from Gammaproteobacteria bacterium contains the following coding sequences:
- the ribF gene encoding bifunctional riboflavin kinase/FAD synthetase — MEVIRGIHNLTEKHQECVVSIGNFDGLHLGHQALLETLVAKGRELHLPTLVIIFEPQPNEFFSQHENVPRLMRFREKVEAFQAQGIDRVLCIHFEEQTALQVAEVFVRTVLVEKLAVKYVAVGDDFRFGFKRMGDCSLLEALGQRYHFKTQCMETFEMSGSRVSSTRVRQLLKVGDMATVRTLLGRPYSMRGKIAHGDKRGRLLGCPTANIHLHRKVVPVSGVFAVNMLGIDAMPLPGVANVGMRPTISGETRTLLEVHLLNFDRDIYGKNVEIEFLQKFREEKKFANFEELKEQIQKDIEQAREYHQQEKREP, encoded by the coding sequence GTGGAAGTTATTAGAGGAATACATAACCTAACTGAAAAACATCAGGAATGCGTGGTATCCATCGGCAATTTTGATGGTCTTCATCTAGGACATCAAGCCTTACTCGAAACGCTTGTAGCCAAGGGAAGAGAATTACACCTGCCAACGTTAGTAATCATCTTTGAACCTCAACCCAATGAGTTTTTTTCTCAGCATGAAAATGTGCCGCGTTTAATGCGCTTTAGGGAAAAAGTGGAAGCGTTTCAAGCTCAAGGTATTGATCGAGTGCTATGCATTCATTTTGAGGAACAAACGGCCTTACAAGTAGCTGAGGTTTTTGTAAGAACTGTGTTAGTTGAAAAATTAGCGGTTAAATATGTTGCGGTGGGTGACGACTTTCGTTTTGGGTTCAAACGTATGGGTGATTGTTCCTTATTAGAAGCATTAGGCCAGCGTTATCATTTTAAGACTCAGTGCATGGAAACGTTCGAAATGAGCGGGAGCAGAGTGAGTAGTACTCGAGTGAGACAATTATTGAAAGTAGGGGACATGGCAACAGTGCGAACCTTACTTGGGCGCCCCTATAGCATGCGAGGAAAAATAGCGCATGGAGATAAACGCGGACGCTTACTCGGCTGTCCTACAGCGAATATTCATCTCCATCGAAAAGTAGTGCCTGTCTCAGGGGTATTTGCGGTAAATATGCTTGGGATTGATGCAATGCCTCTACCAGGGGTAGCCAATGTGGGGATGAGGCCCACTATTTCAGGAGAGACTCGCACATTACTCGAAGTCCATTTGTTAAATTTCGATCGTGATATCTACGGGAAAAATGTGGAAATAGAATTTCTGCAAAAATTCAGAGAAGAAAAAAAATTTGCTAATTTCGAGGAGCTCAAAGAACAGATTCAAAAAGATATCGAGCAGGCAAGGGAGTATCATCAGCAAGAAAAGAGGGAACCGTGA
- the ileS gene encoding isoleucine--tRNA ligase — translation MSDYKNTLNLPKTDFPMKANLPKREPEILAYWQDIKLYEQLRTVGKDRKKFILHDGPPYANGQIHIGHAINKTLKDIVVKSKTLSNYDSPYVPGWDCHGLPIELNVEKNIVKLGQVSTEEFIKACRKYASSQVELQKADFIRLGVIGDWEHPYLTMDPTYEANTIRSLAKIIANGHLQQGHKPVHWCTECGSALAEAEVEYKDKQSFAIDVLFRVVNNKEVVEKLNLTLSDPEFAVPIWTTTPWTLPANQAVALNPSHAYVWIQVLDRMSPLLLVAEELLPSFVQRLGITEHQVVAGCLGSDLEGVRLHHPFLMREVPVVLGDHVTLDTGSGAVHTAPAHGQEDYVVGQKYRLPMDNPVDAKGLFVPGTPFFAGEHVFKVNPHVIQVIQDNQNLLHDTKMMHSYAHCWRHKTPLIYRATPQWFISMEKNGLREQALAAINKTGWIPDWGQMRIADMVQKRPDWCISRQRVWNTPIPLFVHKHTGELHPDTLEIMEKVAVQVAEKGIEVWQQLTLQDVSSGNSDDYDKITDTLDVWFDSGVSHESVLNHNPELHSPADLYLEGSDQHRGWFQTSLLTSVAMYGRAPFHTVLTHGFTVDAEGKKMSKSIGNVIAPEKVINKLGADVLRLWIATTDYRGEMSVSEEILERSSEAYRRIRNTVRFFLSNLDDFNPKEDAVPASEMLSLDQWAVDAAAELQEEIITAYANYQFHQVSQRIHHFCTVEMGSFYLDILKDRLYTTKATSLARRSAQTAIYHILQAMVRWIAPILSFTAEEIWQYLPGEKQDSVFLTTWYTDLVRISPAERQKWQRVIVVREQINQELERQRNEGNIGSPLAADVELYCTEELQHFLAQFGSELRFIFITSEANVYPLENEESLDEAVVTISSQQAMKILIKPSNHEKCQRCWHRREDVGASLDYPEICQRCIDNVVGEGEKRLFA, via the coding sequence ATGAGTGATTATAAAAATACTTTAAATTTGCCTAAAACGGACTTTCCTATGAAGGCCAACTTGCCTAAAAGGGAACCTGAAATCTTGGCTTATTGGCAAGATATTAAGTTGTATGAGCAGCTTAGAACCGTAGGTAAAGATAGGAAAAAATTCATTCTCCATGACGGCCCCCCCTATGCTAATGGTCAAATTCATATTGGCCATGCTATTAATAAAACGCTTAAAGATATTGTCGTTAAGTCTAAAACACTCAGTAATTATGATTCTCCCTATGTTCCAGGATGGGATTGCCATGGACTGCCGATCGAACTCAATGTGGAGAAAAATATTGTCAAATTAGGGCAAGTCTCCACAGAAGAATTTATTAAAGCCTGCCGCAAATACGCCAGCTCGCAAGTAGAATTGCAAAAAGCAGATTTTATTCGTCTAGGGGTGATCGGGGATTGGGAGCATCCCTATCTAACAATGGACCCTACTTACGAGGCAAATACTATACGCTCTCTTGCCAAAATTATCGCGAATGGACATTTGCAGCAAGGCCACAAACCGGTACATTGGTGTACAGAGTGCGGATCTGCCTTAGCAGAAGCAGAAGTTGAATACAAAGATAAGCAGTCATTTGCAATTGATGTCTTATTTCGTGTCGTTAACAATAAAGAAGTGGTTGAGAAGCTAAATTTAACTCTCTCTGACCCTGAATTTGCGGTGCCTATCTGGACAACCACGCCTTGGACATTACCTGCAAACCAAGCAGTGGCATTGAACCCATCGCATGCGTATGTCTGGATACAGGTGTTGGATAGAATGAGCCCTCTCTTATTAGTTGCAGAGGAATTGTTGCCCAGTTTTGTGCAGCGTTTAGGCATCACTGAACATCAAGTAGTGGCCGGCTGTTTAGGCAGCGATTTAGAAGGTGTTCGTTTACACCATCCATTTTTAATGCGTGAAGTTCCTGTTGTTCTGGGCGACCATGTCACGTTAGATACAGGGTCTGGCGCCGTGCACACAGCGCCTGCTCATGGCCAGGAAGATTACGTGGTGGGGCAAAAATATAGATTACCCATGGATAATCCAGTGGATGCCAAGGGACTTTTCGTGCCAGGTACACCTTTCTTTGCAGGTGAACATGTTTTTAAAGTCAATCCCCATGTCATACAGGTCATTCAAGACAATCAGAATTTATTACATGACACTAAAATGATGCATAGTTATGCTCATTGCTGGCGGCATAAAACACCCTTGATCTATCGGGCCACACCGCAGTGGTTTATTAGCATGGAAAAAAATGGTCTGCGTGAGCAAGCCCTCGCTGCTATTAATAAAACCGGTTGGATTCCGGATTGGGGTCAAATGCGTATTGCAGATATGGTGCAAAAACGGCCTGACTGGTGTATATCTCGCCAACGTGTGTGGAACACACCCATCCCTCTTTTTGTTCATAAACACACCGGTGAATTACATCCTGATACCTTAGAGATAATGGAAAAAGTAGCCGTTCAAGTGGCCGAAAAAGGCATTGAAGTTTGGCAGCAACTCACTTTACAAGACGTAAGTTCTGGCAATTCTGATGATTATGACAAGATAACGGATACCTTAGATGTATGGTTTGATTCAGGAGTAAGTCATGAATCTGTGCTTAATCATAATCCGGAATTGCACTCTCCTGCCGATCTCTATTTAGAAGGTTCCGATCAGCATAGGGGATGGTTTCAAACATCCTTGCTGACCTCTGTGGCGATGTACGGTAGGGCGCCTTTCCATACTGTGTTAACACACGGGTTTACAGTCGACGCTGAAGGCAAGAAAATGTCTAAGTCGATTGGCAATGTAATTGCGCCTGAAAAAGTGATTAATAAACTCGGAGCAGATGTCTTAAGGCTTTGGATTGCAACTACCGATTATCGCGGAGAAATGAGTGTTTCAGAAGAAATATTGGAACGTTCGTCTGAAGCTTATCGAAGAATTCGTAACACAGTACGTTTCTTTCTCTCGAATTTAGATGATTTTAATCCAAAAGAAGACGCTGTTCCTGCTTCTGAAATGTTAAGTTTAGATCAGTGGGCGGTTGATGCTGCAGCTGAGTTACAAGAGGAAATTATCACGGCTTATGCCAATTATCAATTCCACCAAGTTTCGCAAAGAATTCATCATTTTTGTACGGTGGAAATGGGTAGCTTTTATCTGGATATTTTAAAGGATCGTTTGTATACCACTAAGGCCACTAGTCTAGCGAGACGATCAGCTCAGACTGCAATTTATCATATTTTGCAGGCTATGGTGCGTTGGATAGCGCCTATTCTTTCGTTCACTGCAGAAGAAATATGGCAGTACCTGCCGGGTGAAAAACAAGACTCCGTATTTTTAACAACCTGGTATACCGATTTGGTGCGTATTTCGCCAGCCGAGAGACAAAAATGGCAACGTGTGATAGTAGTGCGTGAACAAATAAACCAAGAACTCGAGCGTCAACGTAATGAGGGTAACATTGGTTCTCCCCTTGCAGCCGATGTTGAGCTTTATTGCACTGAAGAGTTGCAGCACTTTTTAGCGCAATTTGGTTCAGAATTACGATTCATTTTTATTACCTCTGAAGCAAATGTCTATCCGTTGGAAAACGAAGAATCGTTAGATGAAGCAGTGGTGACTATTTCCTCACAACAAGCCATGAAAATACTGATCAAGCCTTCGAATCATGAGAAATGCCAGCGATGTTGGCATCGTAGAGAGGACGTGGGGGCGAGCCTTGATTACCCTGAAATCTGCCAGCGATGTATAGATAATGTGGTGGGAGAAGGGGAAAAAAGACTTTTCGCATAA
- the lspA gene encoding signal peptidase II — protein sequence MESVFSAKKSGLHWLWLSLIVIVADQLVKYLIRTHLLYNESVNVFPFFNLTLAHNKGAAFSFLSEGGYWAPLLFIVTALIISTVLCIWMYRLPPKNYWLGIGLALILGGAIGNLIDRLIFGYVIDFVHLHVANWSFPIFNIADVGITVGALMLIIDIFKKKSP from the coding sequence TTGGAATCCGTATTTAGCGCAAAAAAAAGTGGATTACACTGGTTGTGGTTATCCCTTATAGTAATTGTTGCCGATCAGCTAGTGAAATACTTAATCAGAACTCATCTGCTTTACAATGAGTCCGTTAATGTATTTCCATTCTTCAATCTAACTCTGGCGCATAATAAGGGAGCAGCTTTTAGCTTCTTAAGTGAGGGGGGCTATTGGGCACCCTTATTGTTTATTGTGACCGCTTTAATTATTAGTACCGTACTGTGTATTTGGATGTATCGCCTACCCCCAAAAAATTATTGGCTGGGAATTGGCTTAGCGCTGATATTAGGCGGCGCAATCGGCAATTTAATTGATCGACTCATTTTTGGTTATGTCATTGATTTTGTACATTTGCACGTGGCCAATTGGAGTTTTCCTATATTCAATATTGCTGATGTGGGTATAACGGTGGGTGCGTTAATGTTAATCATTGATATATTTAAGAAGAAATCACCATGA
- the ispH gene encoding 4-hydroxy-3-methylbut-2-enyl diphosphate reductase gives MKILLANPRGFCAGVDRAIEIVERALDNFGPPIWVRHEVVHNEYVVSKLRLRGAIFTDNLEEIPEGSIVIFSAHGVSQKVRQDSTTRQFKVFDATCPLVTKVHMEVARYSREGWECILIGHAGHPEVEGTMGQYDNPEGGIYLIENEADVSKVTVKNPNKLTYVTQTTLSVDDTGKIIRVLNERFPNIKGPRREDICYATQNRQDAVKDLASKSDIVLVVGSPNSSNSNRLNELAERLGCEAHLIDNANQIDRSWLIGKETVGVTAGASAPENLVQAVVERLKEWGGTLVTELPGKEENITFALPRELRSDIAT, from the coding sequence ATGAAAATATTACTCGCTAATCCTCGTGGATTTTGTGCTGGGGTGGATCGTGCTATTGAAATAGTGGAACGTGCATTGGACAATTTCGGTCCGCCAATCTGGGTACGCCATGAGGTAGTACATAATGAATATGTGGTAAGCAAATTACGCTTGCGGGGGGCTATCTTCACCGATAATTTGGAAGAAATTCCAGAAGGGTCAATCGTAATTTTTAGCGCTCACGGGGTATCTCAAAAGGTCAGACAAGATTCTACTACCCGACAATTTAAAGTTTTCGATGCTACCTGCCCCTTAGTGACTAAGGTCCATATGGAAGTAGCACGTTATAGTAGAGAGGGATGGGAGTGTATTCTTATTGGGCATGCTGGGCACCCTGAAGTTGAAGGCACCATGGGACAATATGATAATCCTGAAGGCGGCATTTACCTGATTGAAAACGAAGCAGATGTGTCAAAGGTAACTGTTAAAAATCCTAATAAGCTGACTTATGTCACGCAAACCACCCTATCGGTTGATGATACAGGAAAAATAATCCGTGTGCTTAATGAACGTTTTCCAAATATAAAAGGCCCACGTCGCGAAGATATTTGTTATGCGACGCAAAACCGGCAAGATGCAGTAAAGGATTTAGCGAGTAAATCAGATATTGTATTAGTAGTAGGTTCACCCAATAGCTCTAATTCAAATCGTTTGAATGAATTGGCTGAGCGCTTAGGGTGTGAGGCGCATTTAATCGATAATGCCAATCAAATTGATCGATCCTGGTTAATTGGTAAGGAAACAGTGGGTGTTACCGCGGGAGCCTCTGCACCAGAGAATTTAGTGCAAGCAGTCGTTGAAAGGTTAAAAGAATGGGGCGGAACTCTCGTGACAGAGCTTCCTGGCAAAGAAGAAAATATTACCTTTGCCTTGCCTCGTGAATTACGCTCCGACATTGCGACCTAA
- a CDS encoding prepilin-type N-terminal cleavage/methylation domain-containing protein produces the protein MKNRGFTLLEVMTALLITMVLASLAVATYRMPVTKTHQAAAKLDLINLASVIEEYYEQHHTYKDITLARLNFHSNVGEYQVKVISASDSHFKIAAVPIIAHSHDDCGIFYLDQTGDQTVSGSGKQCW, from the coding sequence ATGAAAAATCGAGGGTTCACACTTTTAGAAGTAATGACAGCGCTGTTGATTACGATGGTACTCGCCTCCTTGGCTGTTGCTACATACCGAATGCCAGTCACAAAAACTCACCAAGCGGCTGCCAAACTCGACTTGATCAATCTAGCAAGCGTTATAGAGGAGTATTATGAACAACACCACACCTATAAAGACATTACTCTAGCACGATTAAATTTTCACAGTAATGTAGGCGAATATCAGGTGAAGGTGATTTCAGCTTCAGATTCTCATTTTAAGATTGCAGCCGTGCCCATAATTGCGCATTCCCATGATGATTGCGGCATTTTTTATTTAGATCAGACGGGCGACCAAACCGTAAGCGGTTCCGGGAAACAATGTTGGTGA
- a CDS encoding ferrous iron transport protein A has product MHLRDLSIGEKARIIGYSPCDRHYRRKLLVMGLTPGTEVTLIGIAPLGDPVEISSRGHCLCLRKSEAHVLKLEKLL; this is encoded by the coding sequence ATTCACTTGCGTGATTTATCCATTGGAGAGAAAGCTAGAATTATTGGTTATTCTCCCTGCGATCGGCATTATCGCCGAAAATTATTAGTCATGGGGCTCACACCTGGCACAGAAGTGACACTTATCGGAATTGCTCCCCTAGGGGATCCGGTAGAGATCTCTAGCAGGGGTCACTGTCTTTGTTTGCGAAAATCTGAGGCACATGTTCTAAAGTTGGAAAAACTACTTTAA
- the feoB gene encoding Fe(2+) transporter permease subunit FeoB yields MSKTIALVGNPNCGKTTLFNELTGSRQRVGNWPGVTIECKTGQFFYQKKQIDVVDLPGIYQLSCSDTHQALDEKIACDFILNNETDLFINIIDAAHLERHLYLTLQLLTMKVPLIVAVNMMDVAKRRHIDIDLEKLQRALGCPVIGLIASKGTGISHLKKAIEGYQKQPLQHLPILYPEPINKHINLIMHKINQDHSKYSFCAEWLALQLLQDNHSIDVDLSLSTLIMESKITLEHTLGEELDIVFADTFYTRAHEIAHTACITAGTRKTITHYLDRIILNRFLGIPIFLGVMYCLFLFAINLGGAFQDFFDIASEAIFVQGSTQLLSMAHAPSWLVALLGAGFGKGINTTISFTPVIGAMFFFLAFLEGSGYMARASFVIDRFMRIIGLPGKSFVPMIIGFGCNVPAILAARTLDNPRDRTLTILMSPFMSCGARLAIFAVFTAAFFPAGGQNIVFALYFIGIVAAVGTGFILRKTLLKGELTPLVLELPAYHLPTIAHLLTLTWVRLKSFIIRAGKLIVPICMLIGLLNAVNTNGTLNKGLSSSSSILSSIGRAVTPILSPMGVTTENWPATVGLVTGVLAKEVVVATLNTLYTQEAHLTDTTHKPSVVTGIKTAVLSIPQNLAALKNSFVNPMMASAPDHTLNHQVYGVMYERFAGKTGAFAYLLFVLLYFPCISATAVMVKELNKKWTFFSVAWSTGIAYGVATSFYQLATFYSHPYSSFGWLLAIVLIFVLVLSIMKKSGTHQKGNHLPHANRLKTVR; encoded by the coding sequence ATGTCAAAGACAATAGCTTTAGTGGGCAACCCAAACTGCGGTAAAACAACGCTATTCAATGAACTCACGGGTTCCAGGCAAAGAGTAGGCAATTGGCCAGGCGTTACCATAGAATGTAAAACAGGTCAGTTTTTTTATCAGAAAAAACAAATTGATGTTGTCGACCTCCCTGGAATTTATCAACTTAGTTGCTCGGATACCCATCAAGCACTCGATGAAAAGATTGCCTGTGATTTTATTTTAAATAATGAAACTGATCTTTTTATCAATATAATCGACGCCGCGCACCTGGAACGCCATCTCTATTTAACATTGCAACTACTGACGATGAAAGTGCCTCTTATCGTTGCAGTAAATATGATGGATGTGGCGAAAAGAAGACACATTGATATTGACCTCGAGAAATTACAGCGGGCCCTAGGTTGTCCCGTTATTGGCCTCATCGCAAGCAAAGGAACCGGCATTAGCCATCTCAAGAAAGCTATTGAGGGTTATCAGAAGCAGCCTCTACAACACCTTCCTATTCTCTACCCCGAACCCATCAATAAACACATTAACCTGATTATGCATAAAATAAATCAGGACCACTCAAAATATAGTTTTTGTGCCGAATGGTTGGCACTACAACTTTTACAAGACAATCATAGTATAGACGTTGATTTATCGCTGAGTACTCTGATTATGGAATCGAAAATAACATTAGAACATACCTTGGGCGAAGAACTGGATATTGTCTTTGCCGACACATTTTATACACGCGCTCATGAGATTGCTCATACAGCGTGCATCACCGCTGGCACTCGTAAAACGATTACCCACTATCTTGACCGTATTATTTTGAACCGATTTTTGGGTATTCCAATTTTTTTAGGCGTAATGTATTGCCTGTTTTTATTTGCGATTAATCTAGGCGGCGCTTTCCAAGATTTTTTTGATATAGCGTCAGAAGCTATTTTCGTCCAAGGCTCCACCCAGTTACTGTCCATGGCGCATGCCCCCAGTTGGTTGGTCGCCCTGCTGGGTGCGGGGTTCGGCAAGGGGATTAATACTACGATTAGCTTTACTCCCGTGATTGGTGCCATGTTTTTTTTCCTGGCCTTTTTGGAAGGTTCGGGATACATGGCGAGAGCCAGTTTCGTCATTGATCGCTTCATGCGCATAATCGGCCTACCTGGGAAATCATTCGTTCCTATGATTATTGGTTTTGGTTGTAATGTGCCTGCGATTTTAGCAGCACGAACCCTTGATAATCCTCGCGATCGGACCTTGACCATATTAATGAGCCCCTTTATGTCATGCGGAGCAAGATTAGCTATTTTCGCCGTATTTACTGCGGCTTTTTTTCCGGCGGGCGGTCAAAACATTGTGTTTGCGTTGTATTTTATAGGGATTGTTGCAGCGGTAGGGACCGGTTTTATCTTACGAAAAACGTTGCTGAAAGGGGAGTTAACACCCCTCGTGCTAGAGCTTCCCGCATATCATCTGCCTACAATAGCCCATTTGTTAACCCTGACCTGGGTGCGTCTTAAAAGCTTTATAATTCGCGCGGGTAAATTGATTGTTCCTATTTGCATGTTGATCGGTCTTTTAAATGCAGTAAACACCAATGGAACATTAAATAAGGGGTTATCGAGTTCGTCTTCTATCCTTTCCTCAATAGGTCGTGCAGTAACACCCATTTTAAGCCCGATGGGCGTAACCACCGAAAATTGGCCGGCGACCGTCGGCTTAGTGACGGGCGTATTAGCAAAAGAAGTGGTGGTTGCAACATTAAATACGCTATACACCCAAGAAGCTCATTTGACAGACACTACTCATAAACCTTCAGTAGTCACCGGTATCAAAACTGCTGTTCTGTCTATTCCCCAAAACCTTGCCGCACTGAAAAATTCATTTGTGAACCCCATGATGGCAAGTGCACCCGATCACACATTAAATCACCAGGTGTATGGAGTAATGTATGAACGATTTGCAGGTAAGACGGGAGCTTTTGCGTATTTGTTATTCGTACTGCTTTATTTTCCCTGCATTTCAGCGACCGCGGTAATGGTCAAAGAGTTAAATAAAAAATGGACATTTTTTTCAGTGGCATGGAGTACAGGTATCGCATATGGCGTGGCAACTTCATTTTATCAACTTGCCACCTTTTACTCCCATCCGTATAGCTCCTTTGGATGGCTGCTCGCTATTGTATTGATATTTGTTTTAGTTCTTTCAATTATGAAGAAGTCTGGTACTCATCAAAAAGGTAACCATCTCCCCCATGCTAATAGACTTAAAACAGTACGTTAA
- a CDS encoding FeoC-like transcriptional regulator codes for MLIDLKQYVKNQRLVSLYELSSRFNLDPEIMRSMLDLLIRKGQIRPRNKTNNCGSKCFKCNPLSTELYEWIS; via the coding sequence ATGCTAATAGACTTAAAACAGTACGTTAAAAATCAACGTCTAGTCAGTCTCTATGAGCTTAGTAGTCGTTTTAATCTTGATCCAGAAATAATGCGATCGATGCTAGATCTATTGATACGCAAAGGCCAAATTCGGCCTCGTAATAAGACAAATAATTGCGGTAGTAAATGTTTTAAATGTAATCCCCTGAGTACCGAACTCTACGAATGGATTTCTTAA